Proteins encoded in a region of the Candidatus Moanabacter tarae genome:
- the gfo_3 gene encoding Glucose--fructose oxidoreductase, with translation MVGFAIVGLGMGKHRARQVIETEGAQLVVVVDLNSRLAKEVAAEMGCDWSVDLTEILRREDVDVVLVMTPSGLHAKVGIEAVQAGKHVITTKPMDVSTVACDELIRAAEEAGVLLGVDYQSRYVDNNVRVATALRKGWLGRPILGEVRFKWFRSQEYFEHGNGWRGTWEMDGGGSLANQGAHLIDLLSWFMGDPVRVYGETAIMNHEIETEDIGLAILNFESGAKGTILGTTTFPESVYFSAEVHGSEGGVLVDEADKGSIRVFGEGLKERLQAIENPIQNVVEDVVSAIEKGTKLRVDGHEGRRTVALLEKIYESARKGMAVTI, from the coding sequence ATGGTAGGATTTGCGATAGTTGGTTTAGGGATGGGAAAGCACCGGGCGCGCCAAGTGATCGAAACCGAGGGTGCACAGCTTGTGGTTGTGGTGGATTTAAATTCTAGGTTGGCCAAGGAGGTTGCCGCTGAAATGGGGTGTGACTGGAGTGTAGATCTAACCGAAATATTGAGGAGGGAGGATGTTGATGTTGTTTTGGTAATGACGCCCAGCGGTCTTCACGCGAAGGTCGGTATTGAGGCAGTCCAAGCTGGTAAACATGTGATTACAACAAAACCAATGGATGTCTCAACCGTGGCTTGCGATGAGTTGATCAGGGCCGCCGAAGAAGCCGGGGTTTTGCTTGGAGTTGATTACCAGAGCCGCTATGTAGACAACAATGTCCGTGTGGCAACGGCTCTCAGAAAAGGCTGGCTCGGCAGACCAATTCTAGGCGAAGTTCGTTTCAAGTGGTTTCGCTCCCAAGAATATTTCGAACACGGGAACGGCTGGCGTGGAACCTGGGAGATGGATGGCGGTGGGTCTCTAGCTAATCAAGGGGCCCATCTGATTGATCTCCTGTCCTGGTTTATGGGAGATCCAGTTCGAGTATACGGTGAGACGGCAATCATGAATCACGAAATCGAGACGGAAGATATCGGGCTTGCTATCCTCAATTTTGAGAGTGGGGCCAAGGGGACCATACTTGGCACGACGACCTTTCCAGAGAGTGTCTATTTCAGCGCCGAGGTACATGGTTCCGAGGGGGGCGTTTTGGTTGATGAGGCTGATAAAGGAAGCATACGTGTTTTCGGCGAAGGATTGAAAGAAAGGCTCCAAGCGATTGAGAATCCTATTCAAAATGTGGTGGAGGATGTAGTTTCTGCAATTGAAAAGGGGACAAAGCTGCGGGTTGACGGGCACGAGGGGAGACGGACCGTAGCACTGCTTGAGAAGATTTACGAGTCGGCGAGAAAGGGAATGGCGGTTACAATTTAG
- the gfo_4 gene encoding Glucose--fructose oxidoreductase has translation MSSKPIVIGMVGCRFAASFHLENYRLVHGLDVRVKGVTSKSGESATTFAKMHGLEKVYDSVEEMLGDPEINLVDLCVPNYLHHPLTIQVAEAGKNIILEKPLSGYFGEGEKELIGKETSRKKMLEGAIASADEMGEAVRESGIRFCYAENWVYAPSVQKANHILSQSDNTILRFVGEESHSGTHSEYAKLWRTSGGGSLINKGCHPLGAVLYLKYNEGRRKIGKPIRPKSVTAEVAHLTEVKSFVKEEEKYIKTGWQDCEDWASMMITFEDDTVAQITASDMVLGGIHNVLTVYSSKAVVQCNMNPNSSMLTYAPRDKFLGDEYIREKLETRAGWQLTNPDEDWMNGFPHELQDFCEAIAYDREPKSTMELARDVLVVCYGAYLAAEQGTRVDLTRWI, from the coding sequence ATGAGTTCAAAGCCAATTGTAATAGGTATGGTGGGGTGTCGCTTCGCGGCTTCTTTTCATTTAGAGAACTACCGTCTGGTTCACGGATTGGATGTCCGGGTCAAAGGCGTTACATCGAAGAGTGGAGAAAGCGCAACGACTTTCGCCAAAATGCACGGCCTGGAAAAAGTCTATGATTCGGTAGAGGAGATGCTTGGCGATCCGGAGATCAACCTTGTCGATCTTTGTGTCCCGAATTACCTTCATCATCCTCTGACCATTCAAGTTGCTGAGGCGGGGAAGAATATAATACTGGAAAAGCCACTCTCAGGATATTTTGGAGAAGGAGAAAAAGAATTGATAGGAAAAGAAACGTCGCGAAAAAAGATGCTCGAAGGAGCCATAGCTTCAGCTGACGAAATGGGTGAAGCGGTAAGGGAAAGCGGCATTCGTTTCTGCTACGCGGAGAATTGGGTTTACGCGCCTAGCGTACAGAAGGCGAATCATATTCTTTCCCAAAGTGATAATACGATCCTGCGATTTGTCGGAGAGGAATCTCACAGCGGGACGCATTCAGAATATGCTAAATTATGGCGTACCAGTGGTGGTGGCAGTCTTATCAATAAAGGTTGTCATCCGCTTGGAGCAGTTCTTTACCTCAAGTACAACGAAGGGAGACGGAAAATTGGTAAACCGATCAGGCCGAAAAGTGTTACTGCAGAGGTCGCTCATCTCACTGAAGTAAAGAGCTTTGTAAAAGAAGAAGAAAAATACATCAAAACAGGTTGGCAGGATTGTGAAGATTGGGCCTCGATGATGATTACATTCGAAGATGACACTGTTGCTCAGATAACGGCATCGGATATGGTACTGGGAGGTATTCATAATGTCCTTACGGTTTACTCGAGTAAAGCGGTTGTTCAGTGCAACATGAATCCCAACTCTAGTATGTTGACATACGCCCCACGCGACAAATTTCTGGGGGACGAGTATATCCGAGAGAAATTAGAAACCCGGGCTGGATGGCAGCTAACAAATCCAGATGAGGATTGGATGAACGGGTTCCCCCACGAACTTCAGGATTTCTGCGAGGCAATTGCCTATGATCGGGAACCGAAAAGTACGATGGAGTTGGCCCGAGATGTACTTGTAGTCTGCTATGGAGCCTACCTGGCGGCTGAGCAGGGAACCCGAGTGGATCTTACTCGGTGGATATAG
- the polA gene encoding DNA polymerase I — protein MSIEGKLFLLDGMALLYRAHFAFVRRPIYNSKGMNTSALLGFTNTLVDLIQNQEPSHIAVAFDTAAPTERHELYKEYKSNRDEMPEDLSAALPYVRRIVEGFRIKMHMLDGYEADDIIGTLAQRASRTGLTTYMVTPDKDYGQLVDDRVLIYRPSYRGDGVEIQGVDEIKNRWGIQRPEQVIDMLGLCGDSSDNIPGVPKVGPKTAQKWIAEYESIENLVQHADEVKGRQGELLIEFADQASLSKRLATINCNVPIEVDFDKLRVSPPDRERLEKLFSELEFRTLKRRLLGDAGESLQIEGPKEGREKVDDRETATVEGTAVSEQYKTISNVTHEYLTVQTMEERSRLFASLKELASFCFDLETTSLDAKKAKIIGIAICWKERSGYFVPVSRDRQVALEELAELIPILEDEQIEKVGHNIKYDIAVLKRYGIAVEGPIFDTMLAHALVEPEMRHKMDSMAEIYLQYSPIPITQLIGTENEDQTDMDAVDPEMLKEYAVEDADITWQLREKMLPLLKENEQEKVFFEIEMPLIRVLVDMEHEGVSLDLEALEKFSVELSQIIFKKKREIVDEVGHPFNLNSPKQLGVVLFEELKLVENPKKTRTGQYATNEQVLNGLAAHHEIVRRILDLRSAVKLKGTYVDMLPHAVFSSTQRIHTNYGQLHTATGRIQSGSPNLQNIPIRTELGREIRKAFIPRIGGYRMLSSDYSQIELRIIAALSDDSGLREAFDQKMDIHRAMASRIYGVNPDAVTIEMRSKAKMVNFGIPYGISAFGLSQRLGISRAEGRDLMDQYFAQFPKVRDYIERTLEFCRKNGYVETLTGRRRYLKDINSANAATRGSAERNAINMPIQGSSADMIKIAMVRIHEALRMRNLKTKLLLQVHDELVFELFEVEKETVIPLVEEEMKNALEIDVPIVVDFGIGDNWLEAH, from the coding sequence ATGAGTATTGAAGGCAAACTCTTTCTATTGGATGGGATGGCACTGCTGTATCGGGCACACTTCGCCTTTGTTCGCCGACCAATATATAATTCCAAAGGCATGAATACCTCTGCCTTGCTCGGATTCACAAATACCCTTGTTGACTTGATTCAAAACCAGGAGCCGAGCCATATTGCAGTTGCCTTTGATACTGCGGCACCAACAGAACGGCACGAACTTTATAAAGAGTACAAATCGAATCGGGATGAAATGCCCGAAGATTTAAGTGCTGCGCTCCCCTATGTCCGCCGGATAGTGGAGGGGTTTCGAATAAAAATGCATATGCTGGACGGGTATGAGGCGGATGACATAATAGGCACTCTTGCTCAGAGAGCTTCGAGAACTGGGTTAACCACTTACATGGTTACTCCCGACAAGGACTACGGCCAGCTTGTGGACGATAGAGTGTTGATCTATCGCCCATCCTACCGTGGAGATGGGGTGGAAATCCAAGGAGTGGATGAGATCAAAAATCGATGGGGGATCCAGCGACCTGAGCAAGTGATCGATATGTTGGGCTTGTGTGGTGACAGCTCTGACAACATCCCGGGAGTTCCAAAGGTGGGACCAAAAACAGCCCAAAAATGGATTGCTGAATACGAATCAATTGAAAACCTCGTGCAACACGCGGATGAAGTAAAGGGAAGGCAAGGAGAATTGCTGATCGAGTTCGCAGATCAAGCAAGTCTTTCTAAGAGACTTGCGACGATTAATTGTAATGTCCCAATTGAAGTGGACTTTGATAAGCTGCGAGTTTCCCCGCCAGATCGGGAGCGTTTGGAGAAACTCTTTTCTGAGTTGGAATTCCGCACTTTGAAGAGGCGGCTCTTGGGTGATGCGGGAGAGAGTTTACAAATCGAAGGACCGAAGGAGGGAAGAGAGAAGGTGGACGACCGGGAAACTGCTACCGTGGAGGGAACTGCAGTCTCCGAGCAGTATAAAACGATTTCCAATGTGACGCACGAATATCTCACGGTGCAAACGATGGAGGAACGTTCTCGACTATTTGCCTCTCTTAAGGAGCTTGCATCCTTTTGTTTTGATCTCGAAACAACCAGCCTTGATGCAAAGAAGGCGAAGATTATTGGGATCGCAATATGCTGGAAAGAACGGAGCGGGTACTTTGTTCCCGTGTCACGCGATCGCCAGGTGGCATTGGAGGAATTAGCAGAGCTTATACCTATCCTAGAGGATGAACAAATCGAGAAAGTAGGTCACAACATTAAGTATGACATCGCAGTTCTTAAGCGTTACGGGATTGCGGTGGAGGGGCCAATATTCGATACCATGCTTGCGCATGCCTTGGTAGAGCCGGAGATGCGGCACAAGATGGATTCCATGGCTGAAATATATCTACAATATTCACCAATTCCGATAACCCAGCTGATTGGAACTGAAAATGAAGATCAGACTGATATGGATGCAGTCGATCCGGAAATGCTGAAGGAGTACGCAGTTGAAGATGCTGACATTACTTGGCAGTTACGCGAAAAAATGCTCCCGCTCTTGAAGGAAAATGAGCAGGAAAAAGTTTTCTTTGAGATCGAAATGCCGTTGATTCGTGTTCTTGTAGATATGGAACATGAAGGGGTCTCACTGGACCTAGAAGCATTGGAGAAATTTTCAGTAGAACTAAGCCAAATCATCTTTAAAAAGAAACGCGAGATTGTGGATGAGGTGGGTCATCCATTTAATCTGAATTCGCCTAAGCAGCTCGGGGTAGTCCTTTTTGAAGAACTCAAATTGGTCGAGAATCCGAAGAAAACGCGGACTGGCCAATATGCGACAAATGAGCAGGTTCTAAACGGACTTGCCGCACATCATGAGATCGTGAGGCGGATACTAGATTTAAGGTCGGCAGTAAAATTGAAAGGCACTTATGTCGATATGCTTCCCCATGCGGTCTTTTCATCCACTCAGCGGATCCATACTAACTACGGCCAACTCCACACTGCTACCGGTCGCATTCAGTCAGGTAGTCCTAATCTCCAGAACATACCCATACGCACTGAACTGGGTCGGGAGATAAGGAAGGCGTTTATTCCCCGCATAGGAGGCTACCGGATGCTATCATCGGATTACTCTCAGATCGAGCTCCGAATCATCGCGGCATTGAGTGACGATTCAGGATTGAGGGAAGCGTTCGATCAAAAAATGGACATTCATAGGGCTATGGCTTCGCGTATTTACGGGGTGAACCCCGATGCGGTGACTATTGAGATGCGGAGTAAGGCAAAAATGGTAAACTTCGGTATCCCATATGGTATTTCAGCTTTTGGTTTGTCTCAAAGACTGGGAATCTCTCGTGCGGAGGGACGTGACTTAATGGATCAGTATTTTGCACAATTTCCCAAAGTTCGTGATTACATTGAACGAACTCTCGAATTCTGCCGAAAGAACGGTTATGTGGAGACCCTTACCGGGCGGCGGCGCTACTTAAAGGATATCAATTCGGCGAATGCGGCTACTCGTGGGAGTGCGGAGCGAAACGCCATTAACATGCCTATCCAGGGTAGCTCAGCAGATATGATAAAAATAGCGATGGTCAGGATTCACGAGGCTCTCCGGATGAGAAATCTGAAGACGAAACTACTGCTCCAAGTCCACGATGAGCTGGTATTTGAACTCTTTGAGGTGGAGAAGGAAACTGTTATCCCCCTAGTGGAGGAAGAGATGAAGAATGCACTTGAGATTGATGTTCCAATTGTGGTCGATTTTGGGATTGGAGATAATTGGCTAGAGGCTCATTAG